Genomic DNA from Euzebyales bacterium:
GGGACTCCCACCGGATGAGCTGTGGCGCCGCCTGTTCGGCGAACGCCGGGAACCCGGCGTGGTCGCGTACACGGGTCCACAGCTGCGCGACCTCGTCGGATACGACGACCTTCGCGGCTTCCACGGGATCCTCGGAGCGGAAGTAGTCGACGTCGCGGACCTCGCACGCCAGATCGATCAGCGCCTCGACTGCCGCAGCGGCCGAGGCTACGCAGAGCGTCCCGCGCGTTCGCGACCAGCCGTCGGAACGTGAACCGCCACCGCGACCGTTCCTTCGGCGACACACGCCCGGTCACCGGCCATGTAGGCGCCGGAGCGCGCCAGCGCGACGAACTCGCGCACCTCGGCGAGCACCGCGTCCGGATCAACGTGATCAGCTTTGGGGTCCCGACGCTGCGGCCTCGGATCGGGGTCGAGTTCGGCCTCGATGCGTTCTCGCATCTTGGCGGTCCCGCGCCAGTAGAGGTTCCACAGCGCCTTGCGGAGGCGTTCTTCGTCGAGCGGAGCGATATTGGCGAAGAACTGTTCGCGGTTCATCCGGTTCATGTTGGGCCAGACCGTAGCGGATCCCGCGACGGGCACGACGTTGCCATCCTGCTGTTGCGCTGCAACGATGCTGATCAGAGCGAGCAGAGGCTGGCGTCGGCGAAACGTGGACGAGGATCGGGAGCGCTCGCAGGCCGAAGTGGACCGTCTGCGTCGTGAGAACCAACGGCTGCGTCAGCTGCTGGGGCTGGGTCCGGGCGACCCGCTTCCCGGCGGGCGCGCGTCGAGGCCGTCGGCGACCGCGCTCCCGCTGGACCAGCCGAACCGAACCATCGACGCACGATCCAGCGAGGTTGCGCTGTTCCGGTCGCTGTTTCGCGGTCGCGACGACGTGTACGCGGTGCGGTGGAGCAACCAGCACGGCGAGTCCGGGTATGTCCCCGCGGTCGCTGGCGGCTGGCGCAAGGACCGGCCCCGCAAGCAACGTCGCCATCTGGCGCTGACGGACGACGTGATCCGCGCTCATCTGGAGGGCGACGAGACCATCGGGCTGTATCCGCTGCTCGAGGATGATCACTGCTGGCTGCTCGCAGCGGACTTCGACGGGCCGAACTGGCGTCTCGACGCGCTGGCCTACCGGGATGGAGCCGCGGAACACGGAGTGCCGGCGTATCTGGAACGCAGCCGCTCCGGCGACGGCGCGCACGTGTGGACGTTCTTTTCGGAGCCCGTCACGGCAACCGATGCGCGTCGGCTTGGCACCGGTCTGCTGCGCACGGCCATCAATGCGCGAGCCGAGCTGGCCCTGGACAGCTACGACCGGCTCTTCCCAAGCCAGGATCTCGCGCCACGCGGGAGCTTCGGCAACCTCATCGCGCTTCCACTGCAGGGACGCGCCGCCCGCGACGGCAACAGCGTCTTCCTCGACCACAACGAGCTGTCGCCCGTCGAGGACCAGTGGCGTCTGCTCGGCCAGGTTGATCGCGTCATCCCGGCGCTGCTGGCTACCGCGCTGCGCCGGCTTGCCCCCATGCGCACCGGGCGGGACGAGGCCGCCGCGTGGCGCCGGTCGGGCCGACAGCCCAAGGGGCCGGCACGAATCGCGGTCACGGCCGATGCGCGGCTGCGCGTGGACAAGTCCGGGTTGTCGACATCGATGCTGGCCGCGATCAAGCATCTCGCGTCCGTGTCGAATCCGGAGTTCTTCGCCAAGCAGCGGCTGCGGCTGTCGACGTGGCAGACGCCGCGGGTCATCCGTGCCTACGACGAGGACCTGACCCACCTGCACCTGCCGCGCGGCCTCCGCGCCGAGCTCGAGGAGCTGGCCCAGCGGGCCGGATCGACCCTGGACATCCAGGCCGCGTGGCCCAACGTCGAGCCACTCGACGTGGCCTTCCGTGGCGTGCTCACGGCGCAACAGCAGGACGCCGTGAGTGATCTTACCGATCGAGATCTGGGTGTGCTGGTCTCGCCGCCGGGAACCGGCAAGACCGTGATGGGCTGCGCGCTCATCGCGGCGGCCGGCGTCCCCAGCCTGGTACTCGTCTACCGCAAACCGCTGCTGGAGCAGTGGCGCGACCAACTGGGTTTCCTGCTCGGTCTGGACGCTGACCAGATCGGACAGCTCACCGGCGGACGCGACCGCCGCTCTGGCGTGGTCGACATCGCGACGGTGCAGACACTGGCGCGACGCGACGACGTCGCCGAGCTCACCAACCGGTACGGACTGCTGATTGTCGACGAGTGCCACCACGTGCCCGCGGTCACGATCGGTGAGGTCGTAGGCCAGATCCCAGCACG
This window encodes:
- a CDS encoding DEAD/DEAH box helicase family protein; translation: MDEDRERSQAEVDRLRRENQRLRQLLGLGPGDPLPGGRASRPSATALPLDQPNRTIDARSSEVALFRSLFRGRDDVYAVRWSNQHGESGYVPAVAGGWRKDRPRKQRRHLALTDDVIRAHLEGDETIGLYPLLEDDHCWLLAADFDGPNWRLDALAYRDGAAEHGVPAYLERSRSGDGAHVWTFFSEPVTATDARRLGTGLLRTAINARAELALDSYDRLFPSQDLAPRGSFGNLIALPLQGRAARDGNSVFLDHNELSPVEDQWRLLGQVDRVIPALLATALRRLAPMRTGRDEAAAWRRSGRQPKGPARIAVTADARLRVDKSGLSTSMLAAIKHLASVSNPEFFAKQRLRLSTWQTPRVIRAYDEDLTHLHLPRGLRAELEELAQRAGSTLDIQAAWPNVEPLDVAFRGVLTAQQQDAVSDLTDRDLGVLVSPPGTGKTVMGCALIAAAGVPSLVLVYRKPLLEQWRDQLGFLLGLDADQIGQLTGGRDRRSGVVDIATVQTLARRDDVAELTNRYGLLIVDECHHVPAVTIGEVVGQIPARRVLGLTATPYRQDGLDALIAMHCGPIRHHPGKAPTGLKLRLEVHDTRFRFPSSEQAAIQQIFTALAEDPRRTRQIATDVADAVAAGRRCLVLSERKAHLAALANELREHRVDVVVLHGSLSRADEQRTMDRLETIADQPVAVVATGQYVGEGFDCPPLDTLFVAFPLSSKGKIVQYVGRVLRPFDGKHTVLVHDYHDAAVPALSRMHDRRRKAYRSLGLVGRDDHQPQLSLDL